Proteins from a single region of Runella sp. SP2:
- a CDS encoding GH116 family glycosyl-hydrolase has translation MKSHFLIAFLGSFIPQVCAQDVPILKHYDQNHLYRIALPLGGIGTGTVSLSGKGELRDWEIMNRPAKGFSGGQMGNGVPFFSIFIRETNGKTHTKGLMGPLDPVDYQDKEGRPVDNHGIPRFRNASFDATYPFGQVNLSDPNLPVSVRLKAFNPLIPTDADASGMPLAVLKYEVKNTTNQPITVSVCGLMRNFIGNDGSKTRMDWKGDLIPIGAKNNQNSFRTSGQVQGIFMYSDSVKKTAEQWGTMALVTPAQTGVTYRRSSRSNDWENALLDFWDDFSADGELTDKEKLVDNDPQASLAVKMQIPANQSRVYTFYITWHFPNRFAWSSESIGNYYATQYTDAWDVAQKAAERLPQLEQKTVEFVRAFMQSKLPEVVKEAALFNLSTLRSQTVFRIKDGTMMGWEGCMDNYGSCQGSCTHVWNYEQATGFLFGQLAQTMRKTEFGPALDETGFMSFRVGLPLATNAQRYKAAAADGQMGTIMRFYRDWQLSGDTSFLRQFYPAVKRSLQFAWLKGGWDGDKDGVMEGCQHNTMDVEYYGPNPQMQIWYLGALRAMEEMANAMNEPIFAAECRQLFERGKKFADERLFNGEYYEQIVQTAAHKDQILMATVASGRAYTQDPPYQLGKGCLVDQLIGQYMAHVYGLGYLIKPENAQKTLQSILKYNYRSSMLNHFNNMRSYALGDEAALLMASYPRGERPQIPFPYFSEVMTGFEYTAAIGMLYEGQTESGLLCIKNIRDRYDGAKRSPFDEAECGHHYARAMTSWGAVLALSGFQYSGVKKTMAFHSQEGTFFWSNGYAYGTVQCKKMGNGFSIKLSSLNGDVALEKFSIGKLTKTFEANHQLKEGQTLTMLLK, from the coding sequence ATGAAATCTCATTTTCTGATTGCTTTCTTGGGGAGTTTTATTCCACAAGTATGCGCACAAGATGTACCTATTTTGAAGCATTATGACCAAAATCACCTGTACCGAATCGCTCTTCCCCTCGGAGGTATTGGCACAGGAACGGTGTCTCTTTCGGGCAAAGGCGAACTCCGAGATTGGGAAATTATGAATCGACCCGCCAAAGGATTTAGTGGGGGACAGATGGGAAATGGAGTGCCTTTTTTTTCAATTTTCATTAGAGAAACCAACGGTAAAACGCATACCAAAGGGCTAATGGGTCCACTCGACCCCGTCGATTATCAGGACAAAGAGGGGCGCCCAGTGGATAACCACGGTATTCCGCGTTTTCGTAACGCTTCGTTTGATGCTACTTACCCTTTTGGTCAAGTCAATCTATCTGACCCTAACCTCCCCGTCAGCGTTCGGCTCAAAGCATTTAACCCTTTGATTCCTACCGATGCCGATGCCAGCGGAATGCCGTTAGCCGTACTAAAATACGAAGTAAAAAACACCACGAATCAGCCCATTACGGTATCGGTATGTGGTTTGATGCGTAATTTTATTGGTAATGATGGCTCAAAAACACGGATGGATTGGAAAGGTGATTTGATTCCGATTGGCGCCAAAAACAACCAAAATAGCTTCCGTACGTCAGGTCAAGTGCAAGGAATTTTCATGTACTCTGACAGCGTCAAGAAAACAGCAGAACAATGGGGCACAATGGCACTTGTAACTCCCGCTCAAACAGGAGTCACGTACCGACGCTCGTCCAGAAGCAACGACTGGGAAAACGCCCTGCTGGATTTTTGGGATGATTTCAGTGCTGATGGCGAACTCACTGACAAGGAAAAACTGGTAGATAATGACCCTCAGGCATCACTAGCAGTAAAGATGCAAATCCCTGCTAATCAAAGCCGTGTTTATACATTTTACATTACTTGGCATTTCCCCAACCGCTTTGCTTGGTCGTCTGAGAGTATAGGCAACTACTATGCTACCCAATACACCGACGCTTGGGACGTAGCCCAAAAAGCCGCCGAACGATTACCCCAACTGGAGCAAAAAACCGTTGAGTTTGTCAGGGCTTTTATGCAAAGCAAGCTACCTGAGGTAGTGAAAGAAGCCGCTCTCTTCAACCTCAGCACGCTACGTTCACAAACTGTTTTCCGAATCAAAGATGGCACCATGATGGGCTGGGAAGGCTGCATGGACAACTACGGCTCGTGTCAGGGCTCCTGCACTCACGTATGGAATTACGAACAGGCAACGGGTTTTTTATTTGGCCAATTGGCCCAAACTATGCGCAAAACGGAGTTTGGGCCCGCCCTCGATGAAACTGGTTTTATGAGTTTTCGGGTGGGGTTACCGCTAGCCACCAACGCCCAACGCTACAAAGCCGCCGCCGCCGATGGGCAAATGGGCACCATCATGCGCTTCTATCGCGATTGGCAGCTATCTGGCGACACGTCATTTCTCCGACAATTTTATCCCGCAGTTAAACGCAGCTTACAATTTGCGTGGCTTAAAGGAGGTTGGGACGGCGACAAAGATGGCGTCATGGAAGGGTGTCAACACAATACGATGGACGTAGAATATTATGGTCCTAATCCTCAAATGCAAATTTGGTACTTGGGAGCCTTACGTGCGATGGAAGAAATGGCTAATGCGATGAACGAACCTATATTTGCCGCAGAATGTCGGCAGCTTTTTGAACGAGGAAAAAAGTTTGCCGATGAACGTCTATTCAATGGAGAATATTACGAACAAATCGTTCAGACAGCAGCTCATAAAGACCAAATCTTGATGGCAACTGTAGCCAGCGGCCGCGCTTACACCCAAGACCCACCCTATCAATTAGGGAAAGGCTGTTTGGTTGACCAGCTCATTGGGCAATACATGGCTCACGTCTATGGGCTTGGGTATCTGATAAAGCCCGAAAATGCTCAAAAAACGCTTCAAAGCATCCTCAAATACAATTACCGCTCCAGTATGCTGAATCATTTTAACAATATGCGTTCGTACGCCTTGGGTGACGAGGCCGCCTTGTTGATGGCGAGTTATCCGCGTGGTGAGCGTCCGCAAATCCCATTTCCATATTTTTCAGAAGTCATGACAGGATTTGAATATACGGCTGCCATCGGAATGCTCTACGAAGGTCAGACTGAGTCGGGTTTGCTCTGCATCAAAAATATACGGGACCGTTACGACGGAGCTAAGCGTAGCCCTTTTGATGAAGCCGAATGTGGTCACCACTACGCACGAGCCATGACAAGCTGGGGGGCCGTATTAGCTCTTTCAGGGTTTCAGTATTCAGGAGTAAAAAAAACGATGGCTTTTCATTCTCAAGAAGGGACCTTCTTTTGGTCAAATGGGTATGCCTACGGAACCGTTCAGTGCAAAAAAATGGGAAATGGCTTTAGCATCAAACTCTCCAGTTTAAACGGAGACGTTGCGTTAGAAAAGTTTTCAATTGGTAAACTAACCAAAACTTTTGAAGCAAACCATCAGCTTAAAGAAGGACAAACGTTGACGATGCTATTGAAATAG
- a CDS encoding SGNH/GDSL hydrolase family protein: MRLYITFLFSLTFFFASAQTKLVWWKPSDSSFPVIDGQAWSSEMRDTIQRFPSRAEANVRKAVWNLSRNSAGLSIRFVSNADQIVVRYKVTGAINMPHMPSTGVSGVDLYGIDSDGNWQWANGKYSFKDTVQYVFAQLRPNDNYHKLGREYRLFLPLYNSVRNLEIGVPEGSLFKVLPQRLEKPIVVYGTSIAQGACATRPGMAWTNILSRKLDRTVINLGFSGNGRLEKEVVALINEIDAKVFVLDCLPNLIVPIVDHQELQKRIVESVKALRAKHPNTPILLTDHDGYTEGYLMPHRQPLFEDTNRDLRAAIAQLANEKITGVYSLPISDINIDHEGMVDGTHPNDIGMMRYAEAYEKKLREIMQEPAGALKTQIPTRQNREPASYVWEDRHYDMLRLNQTDAPKVVLIGNSITHNWGGKPLNNRIKGADSWQKYVEPYQVRNFGFGWDRVENVLWRVYHDEFDGITPEKIIINIGTNNLQLNTDDEIVQGLRFLVQAIQKRQPQAKITLLGIYPRRAQEERVATLNKAIQAMTKAEKVGFSDIGKGFLQKDGKINESLFSDGLHPNAAGYEEAGKRLEQELLKK, encoded by the coding sequence ATGCGCCTGTACATCACCTTTCTATTCAGTTTAACCTTCTTTTTTGCCTCTGCCCAGACGAAATTGGTTTGGTGGAAACCTTCCGACAGTAGTTTTCCCGTCATCGACGGCCAAGCTTGGTCTAGCGAAATGCGCGACACCATCCAACGTTTTCCATCGCGGGCCGAAGCCAACGTCCGCAAGGCCGTTTGGAACCTCTCGCGTAACAGCGCAGGGCTTTCGATACGTTTTGTGAGTAACGCCGACCAAATCGTCGTTCGCTACAAAGTAACGGGCGCTATCAATATGCCCCACATGCCCTCCACGGGTGTGAGTGGCGTAGATTTGTACGGAATCGACAGCGACGGAAATTGGCAGTGGGCCAATGGCAAATACAGCTTCAAAGACACGGTTCAGTACGTTTTTGCCCAGCTTCGCCCCAACGACAACTACCACAAACTCGGCCGCGAATACCGACTTTTTTTACCTCTTTATAACAGCGTCCGAAATTTAGAAATTGGCGTTCCCGAAGGAAGTTTATTTAAAGTATTACCTCAGCGCCTCGAAAAACCGATTGTGGTCTATGGAACGTCCATTGCCCAAGGCGCTTGCGCTACTCGCCCAGGCATGGCATGGACAAATATTCTGTCTCGAAAACTCGACCGAACGGTCATCAATCTTGGGTTTTCGGGCAACGGCCGTTTGGAAAAAGAAGTAGTTGCGCTTATCAATGAGATTGATGCCAAGGTCTTTGTTTTGGATTGTTTGCCCAATTTGATTGTCCCAATCGTCGATCACCAAGAACTCCAAAAAAGAATTGTCGAATCGGTAAAAGCCCTTCGCGCCAAACACCCCAACACGCCGATTTTGCTCACCGACCACGACGGCTACACCGAAGGTTATTTGATGCCCCACCGTCAGCCTTTGTTTGAAGACACCAACAGAGACCTCCGCGCAGCAATAGCCCAACTCGCCAACGAAAAAATTACGGGCGTGTATTCGTTGCCTATTTCCGACATCAACATCGACCACGAAGGAATGGTGGATGGGACGCACCCCAACGACATCGGGATGATGCGCTACGCTGAGGCGTACGAGAAAAAACTTCGGGAAATTATGCAAGAACCCGCAGGAGCGCTCAAAACGCAGATACCTACCCGCCAGAACCGCGAACCAGCCAGCTACGTGTGGGAAGACCGTCATTACGATATGCTACGTTTGAACCAAACTGACGCCCCCAAAGTGGTTTTGATTGGTAACTCCATTACCCACAATTGGGGTGGAAAACCACTTAACAACCGCATCAAAGGGGCTGATTCGTGGCAGAAATACGTAGAACCCTACCAAGTGCGCAATTTCGGTTTTGGTTGGGACAGGGTTGAAAACGTGCTGTGGCGCGTCTATCACGATGAATTTGACGGAATTACCCCCGAAAAAATTATCATCAACATTGGCACCAACAACCTCCAGCTCAATACCGACGACGAGATTGTGCAAGGTCTTCGTTTTTTGGTACAAGCCATTCAAAAACGGCAGCCCCAAGCCAAGATTACCCTTCTGGGCATTTATCCTCGACGCGCCCAAGAAGAGCGCGTAGCCACGCTCAACAAAGCCATCCAAGCCATGACCAAAGCCGAAAAAGTAGGTTTTTCGGACATTGGTAAAGGGTTTTTGCAAAAAGATGGAAAAATCAATGAAAGCCTTTTCTCCGACGGGCTTCATCCCAATGCGGCAGGCTATGAAGAAGCAGGGAAACGCTTAGAGCAGGAGTTGTTGAAGAAGTAA
- a CDS encoding MFS transporter — translation MTKSSRYPWILVGLLWVVALLNYMDRQMLATMRPSMQIDIAELQQATNFGRLMAVFLWVYAFMSPVAGMIGDRLNRKWLIVGSLFVWSGVTFAMGYATSFSQLYVLRALMGISEALYMPTGLAMIADFHSSRTRSMAIGVHLSGNYMGQALGGFGATIADKFSWNTAFQSFGMLGMAYAVVLIVFLREKNKSEQIEETASLKNQEKVPLLKGLGVLLGNPAFWLILLLFSVPSLPGWAVKNWLPTLFADKLQIEMGQAGPLSTITTSLSSLIGVIIGGYLSDRWVQKHLRGRIYTSIIGLVLTIPALLLIAYGTTITHAIAAGMCFGLGFGMFDGNNMPILCQFVSAKYRATGYGFMNMMGIMAGALITEWLGKSTDSGGLAGDFALLAGVVLAIVVVQLLFLRPKVRDFVD, via the coding sequence ATGACGAAGTCTTCCCGTTACCCTTGGATTTTGGTCGGCCTGCTGTGGGTCGTTGCATTACTCAATTACATGGATCGCCAGATGTTGGCCACCATGCGGCCTTCCATGCAAATCGATATTGCCGAACTTCAACAGGCAACTAATTTTGGTCGATTGATGGCAGTGTTTTTATGGGTATATGCGTTTATGAGCCCCGTAGCAGGAATGATTGGCGACCGATTGAATCGTAAGTGGTTGATTGTCGGAAGTTTGTTTGTTTGGTCAGGTGTGACATTTGCAATGGGCTATGCTACTTCTTTTTCGCAATTGTACGTTTTGCGGGCATTGATGGGAATTAGCGAAGCGCTTTACATGCCAACGGGCTTGGCCATGATTGCCGATTTTCACTCCTCACGTACCCGCTCAATGGCGATTGGGGTTCACCTTTCAGGAAACTACATGGGGCAAGCGCTGGGAGGCTTTGGGGCGACAATCGCTGATAAATTTTCGTGGAATACCGCTTTCCAGTCGTTTGGGATGCTTGGGATGGCGTATGCGGTGGTGTTGATTGTTTTTTTACGAGAAAAAAATAAAAGTGAACAAATCGAAGAAACGGCAAGCCTCAAAAATCAAGAAAAAGTACCATTGCTCAAAGGGCTCGGCGTACTGCTTGGAAACCCTGCTTTTTGGCTGATTTTGCTGCTTTTCTCGGTGCCAAGTTTGCCAGGGTGGGCGGTGAAAAACTGGCTGCCGACGCTTTTTGCCGATAAATTACAGATAGAAATGGGGCAGGCTGGCCCACTTTCCACGATAACGACTTCTTTATCATCGCTCATCGGGGTTATCATTGGGGGGTATTTATCCGACCGTTGGGTGCAAAAGCATTTGCGGGGGCGAATTTATACAAGTATCATTGGTTTGGTGTTGACTATTCCTGCGTTGTTACTCATTGCGTATGGTACAACGATTACCCACGCGATTGCGGCAGGTATGTGTTTTGGGTTAGGTTTTGGGATGTTTGATGGCAACAACATGCCGATTTTGTGCCAATTTGTTTCGGCAAAATACCGTGCTACGGGCTATGGTTTTATGAACATGATGGGAATCATGGCGGGCGCACTTATCACCGAGTGGTTAGGCAAATCGACCGATTCGGGGGGATTGGCAGGAGATTTTGCGCTTTTGGCAGGGGTAGTGTTGGCGATTGTCGTGGTTCAATTGCTTTTCTTGCGCCCCAAAGTGCGTGATTTCGTGGATTAA
- a CDS encoding alpha-L-fucosidase: MKKIFIFSLFLTQFTFAQYQPNWQSLDQRPTPAWFEDAKFGIFIHWGVYSVPAWATKSNADGFGSGYSEWYWQRLFAPNLKIHPEFLEFHKKNYGNQTYQDFVQDFKAELFSPDDWAKMFEQAGAKYVVLTSKHHEGFTMWPSPQSWNWNAVDVGPHRDLAGDLAKSVKARNLRMGYYYSLYEWFNPVYKSNVSQYVNERMIPQMKDLVSRYQPDVLWTDGEWDHPAKTWRSEEFLAWLYNESPVKNSIVVNDRWGNDTKSQHGSFYTSEYGHGGADNKEVTGFVRPWEECRGMGESFGYNRNENLDSYQTGEQLVHQLIDIVARGGNLLLNIGPTADGRIPVIMQERLHEIGNWLRVNGEAIYGTRKWEKAPPYTKESTTYFTQKGSKVYAITRKWQDEIVIQNVAKPSNIRLLGFKGEVKYSYKNNVLRIITPSVNPSNIPCQYAWTFEITP, from the coding sequence ATGAAAAAAATATTCATTTTCTCTCTTTTTCTTACTCAATTTACGTTCGCCCAATACCAACCCAACTGGCAAAGCCTCGACCAGCGCCCTACGCCTGCATGGTTTGAAGACGCTAAATTTGGGATATTTATTCACTGGGGAGTCTATTCCGTTCCTGCGTGGGCGACCAAGTCTAATGCCGATGGCTTTGGGAGTGGCTACTCGGAATGGTACTGGCAACGGCTTTTTGCGCCCAATCTCAAAATTCATCCTGAGTTTCTGGAGTTTCACAAAAAAAATTACGGCAATCAAACGTATCAGGATTTTGTCCAAGACTTTAAAGCTGAACTATTTAGCCCCGACGACTGGGCCAAAATGTTTGAACAAGCAGGAGCCAAATACGTAGTACTCACCTCCAAACACCACGAAGGGTTTACGATGTGGCCTAGCCCGCAATCATGGAATTGGAACGCCGTCGATGTAGGTCCTCACCGTGATTTAGCGGGCGATTTGGCCAAGTCGGTCAAAGCCCGTAATCTTAGGATGGGATATTATTATTCGTTGTACGAGTGGTTTAATCCCGTGTATAAATCAAACGTGAGTCAGTACGTCAACGAGCGAATGATTCCGCAGATGAAAGACCTGGTGTCGCGGTATCAACCCGATGTTTTATGGACCGATGGCGAGTGGGATCATCCTGCCAAAACGTGGCGCAGTGAGGAGTTTTTGGCGTGGCTCTACAACGAATCCCCCGTCAAAAACAGCATTGTTGTCAACGACCGCTGGGGCAATGACACCAAAAGCCAACACGGGAGTTTTTACACTTCCGAATACGGACACGGCGGAGCCGACAACAAAGAAGTAACAGGCTTTGTACGCCCTTGGGAAGAATGCCGAGGTATGGGAGAGTCGTTTGGATACAACCGCAATGAAAACCTTGACAGCTACCAAACAGGCGAACAACTCGTCCACCAACTCATTGATATTGTGGCCCGTGGTGGAAATTTATTGCTCAACATCGGCCCCACCGCCGACGGTCGCATTCCTGTCATTATGCAAGAGCGCCTGCACGAAATAGGCAATTGGCTACGCGTAAACGGAGAAGCCATTTACGGAACGCGTAAGTGGGAAAAAGCCCCGCCATACACCAAAGAATCCACCACTTATTTTACCCAAAAAGGAAGTAAGGTATATGCCATCACGCGAAAATGGCAAGACGAAATTGTGATTCAGAATGTGGCCAAACCATCTAACATTCGCTTGCTAGGATTCAAAGGGGAGGTGAAGTATAGCTACAAAAACAACGTGTTACGGATTATAACCCCTTCTGTCAATCCAAGCAACATCCCTTGTCAATACGCTTGGACGTTTGAAATAACGCCCTAA
- a CDS encoding isoaspartyl peptidase/L-asparaginase family protein yields MNSRRSFLRWSALSMPLLSVGKLFAKSSPSVVTKPIVVSTWDSGLPVNAVAWKVLKQPNSRALDAVEAGARSIEDTINCCVGLGGNPDREGKVTLDASIMDDKFNCGSVMALEQIKHPISVARKVMETTPHVQLVGDGALQFALESGFQKESGKLSADAEKTYKEWLKKSEYKPVINIEQQQGKGQKTKAGHGPFAPNFFDDGSFNHDTMGTIAMDATGNLSGACTTSGMGFKMRGRVGDSPIIGAGLYVDNEVGAATGSGQGEEVLRVAGAFLIVEMMRQGKSPEEACKIAIERIVRINPTKAKDFQVGFIAINKQGEYGAYSLHHGFSYAVTLADDGGKVFMAKSHFPKA; encoded by the coding sequence CAAGAAGAAGTTTCCTCCGTTGGTCGGCGTTAAGTATGCCCCTTTTATCAGTAGGGAAATTATTTGCTAAATCATCGCCATCAGTCGTTACCAAACCCATCGTCGTTTCGACTTGGGACAGCGGCTTACCCGTCAACGCCGTAGCATGGAAAGTACTAAAACAACCCAACAGCCGTGCCTTGGATGCGGTTGAAGCAGGTGCTCGTTCGATTGAAGATACCATCAATTGCTGCGTTGGCTTGGGAGGCAACCCCGACCGCGAAGGCAAAGTAACGCTCGACGCCAGCATCATGGACGACAAGTTCAACTGCGGGTCGGTGATGGCATTGGAACAAATAAAACACCCGATTTCGGTCGCTCGTAAAGTGATGGAAACCACGCCTCACGTTCAGCTTGTAGGCGACGGAGCACTTCAGTTTGCTCTTGAAAGTGGTTTTCAGAAAGAATCAGGAAAACTATCGGCTGACGCTGAAAAAACCTATAAGGAGTGGCTTAAAAAATCGGAATATAAGCCTGTTATCAACATCGAACAGCAGCAGGGAAAAGGCCAAAAAACCAAAGCAGGCCACGGGCCTTTTGCGCCTAATTTCTTTGACGATGGCAGTTTCAACCACGACACCATGGGTACCATTGCCATGGACGCCACGGGCAACCTGTCGGGGGCTTGTACAACCAGCGGTATGGGTTTCAAAATGCGTGGTCGCGTGGGGGATTCGCCCATTATCGGTGCGGGGCTGTACGTGGACAATGAAGTAGGTGCTGCTACGGGTTCTGGGCAAGGTGAAGAAGTGCTTCGCGTAGCGGGTGCTTTTTTGATTGTTGAAATGATGCGTCAAGGTAAAAGCCCTGAAGAAGCCTGTAAAATTGCAATAGAGCGCATTGTTCGTATTAACCCCACCAAAGCCAAAGATTTTCAGGTAGGTTTTATCGCTATCAATAAGCAAGGCGAATACGGTGCTTATTCTCTCCATCACGGGTTTAGCTATGCCGTTACCCTCGCCGACGATGGTGGCAAGGTGTTTATGGCCAAGAGCCATTTTCCAAAAGCTTAA